A window from Kluyveromyces lactis strain NRRL Y-1140 chromosome E complete sequence encodes these proteins:
- a CDS encoding short-chain dehydrogenase/reductase (weakly similar to uniprot|Q07530 Saccharomyces cerevisiae YDL114W Hypothetical ORF) produces the protein MFWNSLNYFALDQKGTQYVRVLEDLVTSFVGIPLCPQKDIVVVAGGSRGIGSHLVTMFDSLGYKTILIDKRYPLNLIEPHRVSFYKCDISDFEYTRLILDDISVRFGQITVFINAVSLKSFTDAEVGKGVSLRKLMRTVYAGSMHIIQHILPKMIAYDRGYIIDIASTEGLYTTENKSSYGAIQATKFQLLQLIEQTLKEQYKKNFLISNGRVRCLLLIFGKALNSKPHQDMTTAKTVFSAIFHNRQGVQGYSMRTNFKLALRELDWQWYQMFKYLSPFL, from the coding sequence ATGTTTTGGAATAGCTTAAACTATTTTGCGTTGGATCAAAAAGGTACTCAATATGTTAGAGTTCTTGAAGATTTAGTTACCTCTTTTGTGGGTATACCATTGTGTCCACAAAAGGACATTGTTGTAGTTGCTGGGGGCTCGAGAGGTATTGGGTCACATCTCGTTACAATGTTTGATTCCTTGGGCTATAAGACTATTCTCATTGATAAAAGATACCCATTAAATCTTATTGAACCTCATCGAGTGTCATTTTACAAGTGCGATATTTCTGACTTTGAATATACAAGATTAATCTTGGATGATATCTCAGTAAGATTTGGTCAAATCACTGTATTTATCAATGCGGTTTCCTTGAAAAGTTTTACTGACGCCGAAGTGGGGAAAGGTGTGAGTTTGAGAAAGTTAATGAGAACAGTGTATGCGGGCAGCATGCATATTATTCAGCATATTTTACCTAAAATGATAGCGTACGATCGCGGTTATATAATTGACATTGCTTCAACGGAAGGCTTATACACTACGGAAAATAAGTCTTCTTATGGTGCCATACAAGCAACGAAGTTTCAATTACTCCAACTGATTGAACAGACGTTGAAAGAGCAATAtaagaagaattttttgATCAGCAACGGCCGAGTTCGCTGCTTACTTTTGATTTTTGGTAAAGCTCTTAATTCTAAACCGCACCAGGATATGACGACGGCTAAAACTGTTTTCAGTGCTATCTTTCATAATAGACAAGGTGTTCAGGGATACTCGATGAGGACGAATTTCAAATTAGCTCTAAGAGAATTGGATTGGCAATGGTATCAGATGTTCAAATATTTATCCCCCTTCCTATAA